The genomic region CAGGTCATCAGTCAAAGGCATACCCAGAGGTCAACAATCCTCTCCACCAATCTGCCTTTTGCTCAATGGGGGAAGGTCTTCGATTCCAACACGGTAGCCTCCGCGATCGCTGACCGGCTCGTCTACAACTCGGAGATCATCATCCTCGGAGGAACAAGTTATCGAAGAAAGCACAAATAGATCCATTCCCTATAAAATCTTTGTTTGCTCCCGCCTCTTCCTCCTGGAGATGTGGTGGGCCCTTCCTCGGGCGTATCTGGCTCCCGCAGGCTGCCCTTCTTCGCACAGCCGTTTGCCGCCCTGTGCACAGCTATGCCCCGGTACTCTCCCTGATCGTTTTTAAACCCTCCATTCTGTCCATTTTTTGACCGGCGTTAATACTGTTGGCCGCCACCCCCTCTTTGTCCCTCAGGCCTGGTGTGAGGACCCGCCGCTGCCGTCAGAAAAGAGCGAAAGGCTTCACCTGCCGGCAATAAACCGCAGAACCGTCCGTGCCCATGCCCCCCATACCAATCTTGCATCGGCCTTCCTCCAGACCTCCACTGAGACCACCTTATATCACTTCCGACTTATATCGAATGTGACATAATATATTGAATTATTGGGACAATTTTCCGATTTTCTCTTGACAGGCCACCTGCAGACGTATACTATGGAATACAATCGTTCGCTATAAAGAACATCCCTCAGGAGCATCAACCTATGAAAACGAGCTTCAAGAAGGTGCCGGCCCTCGAAAAGGCCTTCAAGATCTTGCACCTCCTCTCCAAATCCAAGGGGCCAATGGGCATCAGCGAGATATCGAGAGCGCTCGAATACAACAAGAGCACGGTTTCGGGCATCGCCTACACGCTCTGCGCCCTCCAGATCCTTGAAAACACGCCGGACGGAAAATTCCAGTTCGGCACGGAACTCTACCTGCTCGGCCGCGCGGCGGGCAAGAGTTCGGAGCTGATCCAGACCGTGCACCCCTTTCTGCAGGAGATCCAACAGAAAACCGACCTGTCGCTCTTCCTGGGGATCCGTTCCGGCGGCCGCGCCGTCATCGTCGACAAGGTGGACAGCACCTCCGACCTGCGTGTCGCCTCAGAAGTCGGCATGCGGCTGCCGCTTTCCGCCGGGGCCGGAGGAAAGGCGCTTCTCTCCCAGCTCGACGATGACGACATCGACGCCTTCCTGGCAGAACACGATCTGAAGCGGTTCACTCCGAGCACCTGTATGGACAAGGAGGCATTCAAGCAAGCCGTGCTGAAGGTTCGTGAAACCGGTGCCGCATACGACATGGAAGAATACATTGAAGGGATCGTGGCCATAGCCGTTCCCATCGAGACCTTCCGGCGGTCGGTACAAGCGGCCATCTGGGCCATCGGTCTGAAGCGCCAGATCCCTGACAATCGCCTGGAGGCTTATGCAAGCCTGCTCAAGGAGGCGGCAAACCGGATCAGTCTGCGGCTTTCCATGGAATAAAGGGTTGTCTCGTCCTGGGGATCCCGACGCAGTCCGACCATCGGGGAGAAGACCATACCGGGGTCGACCCCCCGAACCCCGGGAGTCCGGCAATGTCTGCAAGGGGCAAGGCAGTCAAGGCGAAGCCCCGCAGCGTGAAGGATCGCTGCGCCACGCAGCAAGCGGCATCTGAAATGACACGCGAAAACCCTGGCCCCGAGCCGCTGCCTTTGGGGAAGGGCATCCCGCTCGTTAGGAAGAACGCCCGGCGCATCCTGAGTTTCACTCAGGCCCTGCGATTCGGGAGCCCGGATATCGGCGATACAGCAGACCAACTTTAGACAAAGGAGGGTTACCATGGGAGAAGTCACAAAGATCCGCACGGCTTGCCGGCAGTGCCATGGGGGCTGCGGGGTCATCGCCCACGTCAAGGACGGCAAGGTCATCAAGGTGGAGGGGGACCCCGATTCCCCCATCAGCCACGGCACCATGTGCAGCAAGGGGTTGGCGGTGACGCAGCTCGCCTACCACCCGGATAGGATCCTTCACCCGATGAAGAGGACCGCGAACGGTTGGCAGCCCATCTCCTGGGACGAGGCCCTGGACACCATCAAGGACAAGTTCCAGGCGGTGATCGACCAGTTCGGACCGGAGTATATCGTCGTCGGCCAGGGGACCGGGCGCGACTACGAGAGCCACCTCTACCGCTTCGCCAACCAGCTGGGGACGCCGAATGTCCTCACCGCCGGGCACATGTGCTATGTCTCTCGGGTGGCCTCCACCCTGATCACGGTGGGGAACCTCCCCATCTGCGACTACGCCGGGGGGCCCAAGTGCATCGTGATGTGGGCCTGCAACCCGCAGTGGACGAACCCCGACGAGTACAAGGGAACGACCTTCTGGAAGGCCCTCAGAAACGGCGCCAAACTGATCTGCATCGACCCGCGCAAGGGGTTCGTCGCCAACAAGGCCGACTTGTGGCTCCAGCTTCGGCCGGGGACGGATGCGGCGCTCGGCATGGGGTTCCACAGCGTCATCATCGAGGAGGAGCTCTACGACAAGGATTTCGTCGAGCACTACATCCACGGCTGGGATGCCTTCAAGGACCGGGTCAAGGACTATCCCCTCGACAAGGTGCAGGACATCACCTGGGTGGACAAGGATCTCATCCGCAAGGCGGCCCGGATGTATGCCAAAACCAAGCCGGCCTGCATCCACTGGGGGGTCCCCACCGAGCAGACCAACAACTGCGCCGACTGCACGCGCATCCTGACAGGCCTGATGGCGGCGACCGGCAATCTGGACGCCCCGGGAGGAAACGTCCTCTTCGTCAATCCGCCGACCCGCACCGTCGCCGAATTCTCGCGCCACAAGGACCTCTCCCCCGAGCAGCGCGCCAAACGCCTCGGGGGCGATCAGTACAAGCTCGGTGCCCGCGTGGCCTTCATCACCCCGAAGGTGGCCTGGGAATCCATCCTCACGGGGAAACCCTATCAGCTGAAGGCTGGGCTTCTGTGCGGAACCAATCCGGTCGTCACGCGGGCCAACGCCAAGGAGGCCTACGAAGCGCTCAAGAAACTGGAGTTCCTCGCCGTGATCGACTTTTTCATGACGCCGACCGCCGACCTGGCCGACATCTTCCTCCCCGCTGCAACCTGGATCGAGCAGAACCACGTCGCCGACAACTGGAAACGGCACGGCTTCGTCCTCGCGCGCCAGAAATGCGTGGAAATCGGGGAGGCCTGGCAGGACCACAAGATCTTCATGGAGCTCGGCAAACGCATGGGCCAGGAGTGGTGGGACACCGTGGAGGACGCCCTGGACTACCTCCTCGAACCCTCGGGCCTGACCTGGGAGCAGTTCAAGGAAAAGGGCTACCTGCAAGGCGAGATGGTCTACTACAAATACAAAGAGCGCGGTTTTTCCACCAAGACCGGGAAGGTGGAACTCTACTCCGACACCCTGGATAAATGGGGATTCGATCCCATTCCCAAATACACCGAACTCCCCGAGAGCCCGGTCTCCACGCCCGAACTGCTGGACAAATTCCCCTTCATCCTGAATGCGGGGCTCCGCACCCCCACCTTCTTCCACTCCGCCAACCGCCAGATGCCCTGGCTGCGGGAGGTCCGCCCGGATCCGATCGTGGAGATCCACCCGGAGACAGCCAAGAAGATCGGCGTCGAGGCCGGCGACTGGGTCTGGATCGAATCCCCCAGGGGCCGGATCATGGAGCGGACCAAGATCAACGACGGGATCCACCCGCAGGTGATCGTGGCCGAGCACGGCTGGTGGTTCCCCGAGATCAAAGAGGTTGGGCACGGCTGGCAGATCTCGAACATCAACCTCCTCACGGACAACTCCCACGCGAGCATGGACCCCGCAATCGGGTCCACGAACCTCAGAAACTGTCTGTGCAACGTCTATCCGGTCAAGGAGGGGGAAGCACGCATCCCCCAGTGGAATGGATGACGGCAGGTCGAGGGTCCGAATGGAACCGGAACACCTTCACACCAAAACCGAAGAGGGCGCGCCCGTGTGGCGGGATCCGCTGACGGGCCTCGAATGGCAGTGCCGCTCCCCCGGCGAGATGGATTGGACCTCAGCGCAGCGCTACGCTGAAACGCTTATCCTCGGCGGGAAGAACGACTGGCGCCTGCCTACGGCCAGGGAGCTCGAGACGCTGCTCGACCGGACGCGTTATCGGCCGGTCATGCGGGAGGAAGTCCCCTTTCGGGACGACCGGTCCTACTGGTCCGCGACCACTTTCGGGGCAGACACAAAGAACGCCTGGATCGTGATGTTCGACGGCGCCTACGTGCTGAGCTACTCAAAGGAGAACGCCTACCATGTCCGGTGCATCCGGCAACAGGCGGCGGCCGGGCCCAATCCTGACGCAGAAAACCCTTTTCGAAGGGCAACGAAATAGGAGGCAAAGATGAACAAAGTCTCGTTGATGTTTGTGAAAAAGGACTGCATAGGCTGCCATGCCTGTGAAATCGCCTGCAAACAGGAGCACGGCCTCGGTGTAGGGCCGCGGCTCGTGCGGGTGGTCGAAAACGCCCCCGTTTTCACTCCGATCTACTGCCACCACTGCACCAAGGCCCCGTGCATCGAGGCCTGCCCTGTGGAGGCCATCTCCCGCAACGCCCGGGGCATCGTACAGATCGACAAAGAGGCCTGCATCGGCTGCCGGGAGTGCCTGCAGGCCTGCCCATTCGGCGCCATGCAGTTCGACGTCGAACATGAAACAGCCGTCAAGTGCGATCTGTGCATCGAGAAACTTTCACGCAACGAGGCGCCCGCCTGCAGTTCGGTTTGCCCCACGGGCTGCATCATCTGGGGAAACACGGCCAAACGCCTCTCGGAGCGCGCCGCAGTGATGCCCTAATCGCCCGGGCGGCCCCAGTGAAAGAGGAGATCGCCGAATCAACCCCGAGGCCCTGGAGATTCAAGGGCTTCGGGGCTCAGGAAGATATCCAAACGTAGAATTACTATGAACATCCCCAGAGCTTCATGGTGGAAATTTTCCCATCGTGTGGTAAAATTTCCACCATGTTTAAGCGAATTATCACCCCGAAACGGCTGGAAGCCCTTTCCGATACCCCTCTCGTTCTTCTGCGCGGAGCACGTCAGGCGGGGAAAAGCACCCACGTTCAACTCATCGCGGCATCCTGATTTACAGGGGAAAAGTGCTTGTGTCTTTCGGGAAAGACTTGTACGCCATCCCCGTCTCGGTGCTCCGATATCCGATTATCTGGGCATTCTCTCCAGAGAGTATAGTGATGATCATTTTTATTCAGTGCCCGCTGATTAAATTTATTCAATGAGAATCTGAAGAAAAGTCAAATGGTTGAAAAAATAAGACAGGACGTGCACACCCGCCCTCTGAACATCACACGGATTGTCCTTTTCCAAGGCGGCGGGCGCCTCGGGCGCCCATTTCGGCCGTTTTTCCACCGGCTACACTGTTCCATTTTTTGACCGGCTTTAATGATTGTTTGCGGCGAACCCCTTTTCTCTTTTCACCTTCCCCTTTTCTCAAATAATTGATTGACCCCCCGCCCCCGCTGAGATACATTCTAATTTGCCATAAAATGGACTTTGGTTTCACATTGCGAAACATGGCGTCCATAACCGGACGCTCCCCGATCCCACCCAGACATAAGAGGAATCCCCCATGGCATCGCTCGAAAGACTGTTCCGCCCGCGCTCCATCGCCGTTGTCGGGGCGTCGAACGACCCTTACAAGGCCGGCTACCAGATGGTTTACGCCCTCAGGAACTTCCCCGGGGCGCTCTACCCCATCAATCCCAAGATCGAGGAAACTCAGGGGTTTCGCGTTTATCCCGATTTCAAGTCGATCGGGGAGCCGGTGGACCTGGTGATCCTGACCATCCCCGCCAAGGGGAGCGCCGCGGCCCTGCGGGAGGCCGGGGAGGCGGGTGCAGGCGCGGCGATGATCATCAGCGGCGGGTTTGCGGAATCGGGCGCGCCCGGCAAGGCGGCGCAGGAAGAGCTTCTTTCGGTCTGCCGGACCTACGGCATCCGGCTGCTCGGTCCCAACGTAGCCGGCTTCGCCAACCCGCGCGCCGGCGTCCCGGCCAATTTCACCCCGTGGATCAGCGAGATGAGGCCCGGGGACGTAGGGGTCGTCTCCCAGAGCGGGGCCATGAACCTCATCCTCTGCTCCGTCGTCCATGCCCAGGGGCTCGGCATCAGCGTTGCGACCGGGATCGGCAACGGCCCCGACGTCTCGGCCGCCGACGTGGTCGACTACCTGGCCGACGACCCCGACACCCGCGTCATCGCCATGGCGCTCGAAGGGGTGAGCAACGGCCGGCGGCTCTTCGAGGCCGTCTCCCGCGCCACCGCTAAAAAACCCGTCGTGGCCTTTGCCGTCGGCCGGGCGGACATCGGTGAGTTCGCCGCCTCCCACACCGGCAACTTGATAGGCTCCTACGCCCTCAAGTGCACGGCGCTCCGCCAGGCCGGCGCCGTGGTGGCGGATTCGAGCAACGACCTGATCGACGCCGCCAACCTGCTTTCCAAGGTGCGGCTGGCCCCCAAGGCCAACCCCGGCGTGGGGCTCCTGAGCGGGCAGGCGGGGCCGGCCATGATCATCGCGGACGAACTCCGAAGCCATTCCGTGAACCTCCCCCGGCTGGCGCCCGAGACCGTGCAAAAGATCGCGGGCCTAATCCCCCCGATGACCTTCATCCAGAACCCGGTCGACACCGGCCGGCCAAGCCCCACCTTCAAGGGCGTGCTCGAGGCCATGTCGGACGACCCCTCCGTCGACGTCCTCATCGTCTTCGCGATCCACGAGCCCGCCGTCATCGACCCGGTGGCCCTCTTCAAGGCGACGAAGGACGCCCTCCCCCAGCCGGTGGTCTTCGGCACGGCGGGCTTCCTGGAGGACCTGGCCCCGACGCTCCATGACCTGAAGGCCCTCGGCATCCCCGCCTTCGTCTCCCCGGACCGGACCGCGCGGGCCGTCCGGGCGCTCGTCGAGGATGCCAGGCGCGCCGATCGCCGGCGAACCCTCGGTGCCCCCCCGGCCATTCCGCCGGTGGCCCCCTTCGGCGACGCCCCGGACGAGGCCGAGATCAAGGCCGCGCTGGACCGGATCGGCATACCGACCCCGCTCCGCGCGGTCTGCAAGACCCGGGACGAGGCCCGGGCCGCCTTTGCCGGCCTGCAGAAACCCTGCGTCGTCAAGGTCCTCTCCCCATCCATCCTCCACAAGACCGAGGTGGGGGGCGTGCATCTCGACATCCGCACCGACGACCAGCTCCGCGCAGCCCTCGACCGGATCGACCGCATCGAGGCCGCGGGTGAAAAGCGGTACCTGATCGAGGAAATGGCCCCGGCAGGCCTCGAACTCATCATCGGCGGCACCCGCGACGCGAGCTTCGGCCCCACGGTCCTCCTGGGCCTCGGCGGAACGGCGGCGGAGGCCTTGGGCGATGCCGCCATGCGCCTGGCCCCCATACCAGCGGCGGAGGCCCTCGACATGCTCGGCGACCTGAAGGGCCGCGCCCTCCTCGACCGCTGGCGCGGCGGCCCCCGGTACGACCAGCAGGCCGTGGCCGATGCCGCAGCCAAGATCTCGCAGTTCCTCGTTCAGCACCCCGAGATCAAGGAGCTCGACCTCAATCCGGTCCGGGTCATGGAGCACGGGCTGCTGGTCCTGGACGCCGCGTTGGTCGTAGAAAGGTGATCCCCAAAACCTTGTCTTTGCCGGCCGATTCAGCTATCATTTGACAATGCGGACACTGCAAGCCATAGGATTCGACCTGTTCAACACGCTGATCACGGTGGAGGCGAACGCCCTCCAGATCGCCGTCGGGCGTTTGGTCGGGAGCCTCACCGAGAACGGGTTCCCGATAGACGAAACGAGATTCAACAAAGCCCACCGCGAAGCGGCCATCCGCTTCATCGCCGAAACACGCGTGACCGGGCGCGAAACGCACAACCGGTTCTGGATCAGTGCCGCCCTCCAGGCGCTGGGGTTCGAGGTCGATCCGGACGACCCCCGCATCGCGCAGGCCATCACCGCCTATTTCTCGGCCTTTCACGAATCGGCCCGTCTGATCCCCGGCACGGCCGAGATGCTCTCCGAACTCCGCCGCCGCTACCGCCTGGGGCTTCTTTCCAACTTCACCCACGGGCCGGCCGCCTGGAAAATCATCGATTCCCTCGGCCTGACCAAGCACTTCGACACCATCCTCATATCCGGAGAACTGGGCTACCGCAAACCGCATCCGCTCGTCTTCGAACGGCTGATGGAGGAGCTCGGGGTGGAGGCCCAGGACCTGATCTACATCGGCGACGACCCCGAGCCTGATATCGAAGGGCCTTGCCAGGTCGGCATCCAGCCGATCTGGACCACTTACGTCTGGGACCGCAACATCCCCTTCGCCCCGGGGATAGCCACCATCAAAAACTACCAGTCCAAGCGCGAGGTGCCCCGCATCTCCGAGTGGAAAGACCTCCTGAGCCTACTCGAAAGCAACGGCACTCCCGGCTCCTGCCCGCCGCCGAATCAAGAATGAAGCCATTTATCGTCTGTGAACCAAAACAATGAAAAGCGGGTTGGCCGTCCACCGCCCCTGAATCCTCGAACCTGCTGGCATCATGGCGTTTCGGCAGCCGGC from Desulfatiglans anilini DSM 4660 harbors:
- a CDS encoding ATP-binding protein, with translation QVISQRHTQRSTILSTNLPFAQWGKVFDSNTVASAIADRLVYNSEIIILGGTSYRRKHK
- a CDS encoding IclR family transcriptional regulator — translated: MKTSFKKVPALEKAFKILHLLSKSKGPMGISEISRALEYNKSTVSGIAYTLCALQILENTPDGKFQFGTELYLLGRAAGKSSELIQTVHPFLQEIQQKTDLSLFLGIRSGGRAVIVDKVDSTSDLRVASEVGMRLPLSAGAGGKALLSQLDDDDIDAFLAEHDLKRFTPSTCMDKEAFKQAVLKVRETGAAYDMEEYIEGIVAIAVPIETFRRSVQAAIWAIGLKRQIPDNRLEAYASLLKEAANRISLRLSME
- a CDS encoding molybdopterin-containing oxidoreductase family protein produces the protein MGEVTKIRTACRQCHGGCGVIAHVKDGKVIKVEGDPDSPISHGTMCSKGLAVTQLAYHPDRILHPMKRTANGWQPISWDEALDTIKDKFQAVIDQFGPEYIVVGQGTGRDYESHLYRFANQLGTPNVLTAGHMCYVSRVASTLITVGNLPICDYAGGPKCIVMWACNPQWTNPDEYKGTTFWKALRNGAKLICIDPRKGFVANKADLWLQLRPGTDAALGMGFHSVIIEEELYDKDFVEHYIHGWDAFKDRVKDYPLDKVQDITWVDKDLIRKAARMYAKTKPACIHWGVPTEQTNNCADCTRILTGLMAATGNLDAPGGNVLFVNPPTRTVAEFSRHKDLSPEQRAKRLGGDQYKLGARVAFITPKVAWESILTGKPYQLKAGLLCGTNPVVTRANAKEAYEALKKLEFLAVIDFFMTPTADLADIFLPAATWIEQNHVADNWKRHGFVLARQKCVEIGEAWQDHKIFMELGKRMGQEWWDTVEDALDYLLEPSGLTWEQFKEKGYLQGEMVYYKYKERGFSTKTGKVELYSDTLDKWGFDPIPKYTELPESPVSTPELLDKFPFILNAGLRTPTFFHSANRQMPWLREVRPDPIVEIHPETAKKIGVEAGDWVWIESPRGRIMERTKINDGIHPQVIVAEHGWWFPEIKEVGHGWQISNINLLTDNSHASMDPAIGSTNLRNCLCNVYPVKEGEARIPQWNG
- a CDS encoding DUF1566 domain-containing protein, with the translated sequence MEPEHLHTKTEEGAPVWRDPLTGLEWQCRSPGEMDWTSAQRYAETLILGGKNDWRLPTARELETLLDRTRYRPVMREEVPFRDDRSYWSATTFGADTKNAWIVMFDGAYVLSYSKENAYHVRCIRQQAAAGPNPDAENPFRRATK
- a CDS encoding 4Fe-4S dicluster domain-containing protein — translated: MNKVSLMFVKKDCIGCHACEIACKQEHGLGVGPRLVRVVENAPVFTPIYCHHCTKAPCIEACPVEAISRNARGIVQIDKEACIGCRECLQACPFGAMQFDVEHETAVKCDLCIEKLSRNEAPACSSVCPTGCIIWGNTAKRLSERAAVMP
- a CDS encoding acetate--CoA ligase family protein; amino-acid sequence: MASLERLFRPRSIAVVGASNDPYKAGYQMVYALRNFPGALYPINPKIEETQGFRVYPDFKSIGEPVDLVILTIPAKGSAAALREAGEAGAGAAMIISGGFAESGAPGKAAQEELLSVCRTYGIRLLGPNVAGFANPRAGVPANFTPWISEMRPGDVGVVSQSGAMNLILCSVVHAQGLGISVATGIGNGPDVSAADVVDYLADDPDTRVIAMALEGVSNGRRLFEAVSRATAKKPVVAFAVGRADIGEFAASHTGNLIGSYALKCTALRQAGAVVADSSNDLIDAANLLSKVRLAPKANPGVGLLSGQAGPAMIIADELRSHSVNLPRLAPETVQKIAGLIPPMTFIQNPVDTGRPSPTFKGVLEAMSDDPSVDVLIVFAIHEPAVIDPVALFKATKDALPQPVVFGTAGFLEDLAPTLHDLKALGIPAFVSPDRTARAVRALVEDARRADRRRTLGAPPAIPPVAPFGDAPDEAEIKAALDRIGIPTPLRAVCKTRDEARAAFAGLQKPCVVKVLSPSILHKTEVGGVHLDIRTDDQLRAALDRIDRIEAAGEKRYLIEEMAPAGLELIIGGTRDASFGPTVLLGLGGTAAEALGDAAMRLAPIPAAEALDMLGDLKGRALLDRWRGGPRYDQQAVADAAAKISQFLVQHPEIKELDLNPVRVMEHGLLVLDAALVVER
- a CDS encoding HAD family hydrolase: MRTLQAIGFDLFNTLITVEANALQIAVGRLVGSLTENGFPIDETRFNKAHREAAIRFIAETRVTGRETHNRFWISAALQALGFEVDPDDPRIAQAITAYFSAFHESARLIPGTAEMLSELRRRYRLGLLSNFTHGPAAWKIIDSLGLTKHFDTILISGELGYRKPHPLVFERLMEELGVEAQDLIYIGDDPEPDIEGPCQVGIQPIWTTYVWDRNIPFAPGIATIKNYQSKREVPRISEWKDLLSLLESNGTPGSCPPPNQE